A single window of Synechococcus sp. C9 DNA harbors:
- the rlmD gene encoding 23S rRNA (uracil(1939)-C(5))-methyltransferase RlmD, which produces MNVSWQQGQIISLKITDLNDQGEGVGRFEQRVVFVPDTVPGDQIQVRLIRVKSSYAYGKLIAIANPSCHRIKPPCILAQDCGGCQWQHIDYSYQLISKQNQLKQALIRLGGFDDPPIQNIQSSYQPLAYRNKVTYPLGVSLTGEIKIGFYEKNSHKIINLNQCPVQDQGFNPLLQQIKKDIKTQGWSIYNEQTQKGQLRYLGLRIGRRTGEVLITLVTTTLKLTNLENQAQQWQEQYPQVVGVCVHVNPHPSNAIFAGKTYCIWGRDYLWEEFCGLRWQIRPDTFFQVNTEQAELLVNYLKNHLSLQGNECILDAYCGIGTLSLPLAHQVRNIIGLEVQLNAIKQAQFNAEFNGINNAEFYCGTVEQLLPELALKPDVVLLDPPRKGCDPKVIDFLITNPVERLVYVSCNPATLARDLRQLCNQNTYLLEAVVPFDFFPQTHHVESISFLRCGR; this is translated from the coding sequence GTGAATGTAAGCTGGCAACAGGGACAGATCATTAGCTTAAAAATTACCGACCTCAATGACCAAGGAGAGGGGGTAGGACGTTTTGAACAACGGGTGGTTTTTGTCCCCGATACGGTGCCGGGGGATCAAATTCAAGTGCGTTTAATTCGAGTGAAATCAAGTTACGCCTATGGGAAACTAATTGCTATCGCTAATCCTTCTTGCCATCGCATCAAACCACCCTGTATTTTGGCTCAAGATTGCGGTGGTTGTCAGTGGCAACATATTGATTATAGTTATCAGTTAATCAGCAAACAAAATCAACTCAAGCAAGCCCTAATCCGATTAGGGGGATTTGATGACCCACCCATACAAAATATCCAGTCTTCTTATCAGCCTTTGGCTTATCGTAATAAAGTTACCTATCCCTTGGGAGTGAGTTTAACTGGGGAGATTAAAATCGGATTTTATGAAAAAAACAGCCATAAAATTATTAATCTCAACCAATGCCCAGTACAGGATCAGGGATTTAATCCTCTGTTGCAACAAATCAAAAAAGACATTAAAACCCAGGGCTGGTCTATCTATAATGAGCAGACCCAAAAAGGGCAACTACGCTATCTCGGATTACGGATTGGTCGTCGCACTGGCGAAGTGTTAATTACTTTAGTAACAACTACATTAAAATTAACTAACTTAGAAAATCAAGCTCAACAATGGCAGGAACAGTATCCGCAGGTCGTGGGGGTCTGTGTCCATGTGAATCCTCACCCCAGCAATGCGATTTTTGCCGGGAAAACCTACTGTATTTGGGGACGGGATTATCTGTGGGAAGAGTTTTGCGGATTACGGTGGCAAATTCGCCCCGATACTTTTTTTCAAGTGAATACGGAACAGGCAGAACTGCTAGTGAATTATCTGAAGAATCATTTGTCTTTACAGGGGAATGAATGTATCCTCGATGCCTACTGTGGGATCGGTACGTTGAGTTTACCTCTAGCGCATCAGGTGCGAAATATCATTGGTTTAGAAGTTCAGCTAAATGCCATCAAACAAGCCCAATTTAATGCGGAATTTAATGGGATTAACAATGCTGAATTTTACTGCGGTACGGTAGAGCAATTATTACCCGAATTGGCATTAAAACCAGATGTGGTTCTCCTCGACCCACCCCGCAAAGGCTGTGACCCCAAAGTGATTGATTTTTTAATAACTAACCCAGTGGAGCGTTTGGTTTATGTGAGTTGTAATCCCGCTACCTTGGCACGGGATTTACGACAATTGTGCAACCAAAATACCTATCTTTTGGAAGCGGTCGTGCCGTTCGATTTTTTTCCCCAAACCCACCACGTCGAATCCATCAGTTTTTTACGTTGTGGACGCTAA
- a CDS encoding alanine--glyoxylate aminotransferase family protein, which yields MADRSLLLIPGPTLVPESVLQAMAQHPIGHRSGEFSTLMGEVTAGLKWLHQTAGDVLILTASGTGAMEAGIINFLSPGDRVLCGCNGKFGERWAELCKAFQLQVETITAPWGQPLNPDDFAVKLAGDHDKTIKAVIITHSETSTGVINDLEAINRHVQAHGQALIIVDAVTSLGATSVPVDEWQLDVVASGSQKGYMIPPGLGFVAVSERAWQAYKTAKLPKFYFDLGLYRQDGAKNTTPFTPPVNLFFALRQSLALMQKEGLPQIFARHNRTAGMVRAAVSAWDLPLLCPSESASPAVTAVAPKTVAAEDVRSLLKKQFGIAIAGGQDQLKGKIFRIGHLGFAGEREMLTVIAALESVLHQLGHPLTPGSGVGAAIQFLASTT from the coding sequence ATGGCAGACCGCTCTTTGCTATTGATCCCTGGACCCACCCTGGTGCCCGAATCCGTACTCCAGGCGATGGCGCAACATCCCATCGGTCATCGGAGCGGGGAATTTAGCACCCTGATGGGGGAAGTAACCGCCGGGCTAAAATGGCTCCACCAAACGGCGGGGGATGTGCTGATTTTGACCGCCTCCGGCACCGGGGCAATGGAAGCGGGGATCATCAATTTTCTCAGCCCGGGCGACCGGGTGTTGTGTGGATGTAATGGCAAATTTGGGGAGCGATGGGCGGAACTTTGTAAAGCCTTCCAATTACAAGTAGAAACCATCACTGCCCCCTGGGGGCAACCCTTGAATCCCGATGACTTTGCTGTCAAACTCGCCGGGGATCACGATAAAACGATTAAGGCGGTGATTATTACCCACAGTGAAACCTCCACCGGGGTGATCAATGATTTAGAGGCGATTAATCGTCATGTGCAAGCCCACGGTCAGGCGTTAATCATCGTGGATGCGGTGACCAGTTTGGGGGCGACTTCGGTGCCGGTGGATGAATGGCAATTGGATGTGGTCGCCTCCGGTTCCCAAAAAGGCTATATGATCCCGCCGGGATTGGGGTTTGTGGCGGTGAGTGAGCGGGCGTGGCAAGCCTACAAAACCGCAAAATTACCTAAGTTTTACTTTGATTTGGGTTTGTATCGCCAGGATGGGGCGAAAAACACCACCCCCTTTACCCCGCCGGTGAACCTCTTTTTTGCCCTGCGTCAGAGCTTGGCGTTAATGCAAAAAGAAGGATTACCCCAAATTTTTGCGCGCCACAACCGGACAGCGGGGATGGTACGGGCGGCGGTGTCGGCTTGGGATTTGCCATTACTTTGTCCTAGCGAATCTGCCAGTCCAGCGGTGACGGCGGTTGCGCCCAAGACGGTAGCGGCTGAGGACGTGCGGAGCCTGCTGAAAAAACAATTTGGCATTGCCATCGCCGGGGGGCAAGACCAACTCAAGGGTAAAATTTTCCGCATCGGGCATCTGGGCTTTGCCGGGGAGCGGGAAATGTTGACGGTGATTGCCGCCCTGGAATCGGTACTCCATCAGCTTGGGCATCCCCTGACCCCTGGCAGTGGCGTGGGAGCGGCGATTCAATTTTTAGCGTCCACAACGTAA